A region of Elusimicrobiota bacterium DNA encodes the following proteins:
- a CDS encoding putative transporter — MPLFSTLMDPATVPHAVMVISLVAGLGLALGHLKAYGVSLGVAGVLFVGLLFGHFGATIDEHVLDFIREFGLILFVYAIGLQVGPGFFSSLRKGGLPLNVMAASVVLLGVGVAALAHFVGGVPLPAAVGVLAGATTNTPSLGAAQQALRDVLGPTSDLAKLPGLGYAVAYPFGVIGIIVTMLLVRSVFRIQPEKELEAFASEKKTQAPPLFAVNLEVTKADVAGLAIGRMPGAPHASVVVSRIMRAGQVTVARAETVLALGDVLLAIGPKEKVEELERILGKKAEIDLREVESDISSKRVVVTKKSVLGMSIDELAFPRRFGVKITRLSRMDLEFAASPTLQLKFGDSVLVVGPPEAIQEAARELGNSPKQLNDPQIIPLLVGIALGVLVGSLPLKIPGLPAPVRLGLAGGPLIVAIVLARIGQWKSLVWHMPISANFMIRELGISLFLTCVGLKSGGKFVQTLLTGDGVAWVLWGAAITLLPLLIVGCVGRFFLKTNFTALCGLLAGAMTDPPALAFANTFMGSELPALSYATVYPLTMLLRVLSTQTLVLLLMR, encoded by the coding sequence ATGCCCCTCTTTTCCACATTGATGGATCCCGCCACCGTCCCCCACGCGGTGATGGTCATTTCCTTGGTCGCCGGGCTCGGCCTGGCCCTGGGCCATTTGAAGGCCTACGGCGTGAGCCTGGGGGTGGCCGGCGTCCTTTTTGTCGGCCTCCTTTTCGGCCATTTCGGGGCCACCATCGATGAGCACGTTTTAGACTTCATCCGGGAGTTCGGTCTCATCCTGTTCGTTTACGCCATCGGTCTCCAGGTCGGTCCCGGTTTCTTCTCGTCGCTTCGGAAAGGCGGCCTGCCGTTGAATGTCATGGCGGCGTCCGTGGTCCTTTTGGGAGTGGGCGTCGCCGCCCTGGCGCATTTCGTTGGGGGGGTGCCGCTTCCCGCGGCGGTGGGCGTCCTCGCGGGCGCCACCACCAACACCCCGAGCCTGGGCGCCGCCCAACAGGCCCTTCGGGACGTCCTGGGCCCGACGTCGGATTTGGCGAAGTTACCGGGTTTGGGTTACGCCGTGGCGTATCCCTTCGGCGTCATCGGGATCATCGTGACGATGCTTTTGGTGCGATCGGTTTTCCGCATCCAACCGGAAAAAGAATTGGAGGCCTTCGCCTCCGAAAAGAAAACCCAGGCGCCACCGCTTTTCGCCGTGAACCTGGAAGTGACGAAGGCCGACGTGGCCGGCCTCGCCATCGGCCGAATGCCAGGCGCGCCCCACGCCTCCGTGGTGGTGTCCCGAATTATGAGGGCCGGCCAGGTGACCGTGGCCCGCGCTGAAACCGTCCTGGCCTTGGGCGACGTCCTTTTGGCCATCGGCCCGAAAGAAAAGGTAGAGGAGCTGGAACGCATTTTGGGCAAAAAAGCGGAGATCGACCTCCGGGAAGTGGAAAGCGATATTTCCTCAAAACGGGTCGTCGTGACGAAAAAAAGCGTCTTGGGGATGTCCATCGACGAACTGGCCTTCCCCCGGCGGTTCGGGGTCAAAATCACGCGCCTCTCCCGGATGGATTTAGAGTTCGCGGCCTCGCCCACGCTTCAGCTCAAATTCGGCGATTCGGTTCTCGTGGTGGGTCCGCCCGAAGCGATCCAGGAGGCGGCCAGAGAACTCGGGAACTCCCCGAAACAACTGAACGACCCCCAGATCATTCCTCTTCTCGTGGGCATCGCGCTCGGTGTTTTGGTCGGAAGCCTGCCGCTGAAAATCCCGGGGCTTCCCGCGCCCGTGCGGTTGGGTTTGGCCGGAGGACCGCTGATCGTGGCCATCGTCCTGGCACGGATCGGCCAGTGGAAATCCCTGGTCTGGCACATGCCGATTTCCGCCAACTTCATGATCCGGGAATTGGGGATTTCTCTTTTCTTGACCTGCGTGGGGTTGAAATCCGGCGGAAAATTCGTGCAGACCCTCCTAACGGGGGACGGCGTCGCCTGGGTCCTCTGGGGCGCCGCCATTACCCTCCTGCCGCTTTTGATCGTGGGCTGTGTGGGCCGCTTTTTCCTGAAAACCAACTTCACCGCCCTCTGCGGTCTCCTGGCCGGCGCCATGACCGACCCCCCCGCCCTGGCCTTCGCCAACACCTTCATGGGGTCCGAACTCCCGGCCCTCTCCTACGCCACCGTCTACCCGCTCACCATGTTGTTGCGCGTCCTGTCCACCCAAACCCTCGTGCTTCTCCTCATGCGGTGA
- a CDS encoding CopD family protein yields MDIFLHFIHLTAAMIWVGGQIFLGLILGPVLRRSMTPKERMPLALAVAKRFQRVSHAALGLLILTGLWQVRFLFLSSLSSFLDTSYGRIFWAKMVLFVVMLILGVLHDKRWGPALALHADRPDSPEFRGAARRMAFWARLNIGVTLGVVLCASALRHLTF; encoded by the coding sequence ATGGACATCTTTCTTCATTTTATTCACCTGACGGCCGCCATGATTTGGGTCGGCGGCCAGATTTTCCTCGGGTTGATTTTAGGCCCCGTCCTCCGTCGGTCCATGACGCCGAAGGAACGAATGCCCCTGGCCCTGGCCGTGGCCAAACGGTTCCAGCGGGTGAGCCACGCGGCCCTCGGCCTTTTGATTTTGACGGGGCTTTGGCAGGTGCGTTTCCTCTTTCTCAGTTCGTTGTCGTCGTTTCTCGACACGTCCTACGGCCGGATCTTTTGGGCAAAAATGGTCCTCTTCGTCGTCATGTTGATTTTAGGCGTCCTGCACGACAAACGCTGGGGTCCCGCTTTGGCGCTTCACGCCGACCGGCCGGACAGTCCCGAATTCCGCGGGGCGGCCCGTCGCATGGCTTTTTGGGCCCGGCTCAATATCGGCGTCACGCTCGGCGTGGTACTTTGCGCCTCGGCGCTCCGTCATCTCACTTTTTAA
- a CDS encoding radical SAM protein, whose amino-acid sequence MPPTTHAIEFLTLGETQGGYSLVLSPLATLGFDPLGRPQGLYEGGLYTARGLDGRCLEKKWVWEGDSDARRHIRELTDPERSALRARFGTLLAQARLALPELAGRKALRRMDRGRELAPDIEAASRTLARLAEGLEKSWDQDPAHFARVWRPLGILPPDQYLALVIQVVEGCAWNQCAFCDFYAGRPFRVRSAEEILRHTDEAETFFGPALAGRCSIFLGDANAFQAPPDLLISTAEKLAARFPRLAAPQRDGIGGLYGFAEAARLAAWTPADLRALAKTGFRRAYLGVETGCDDLRRWLQKPGTSDTVIEAAAKLKGAGIDLGLIVLLGAGGVENARRHVEGTLSLLKRSPLGPGDLVYFSPLIVEEGSPYGRAAADRGWTPMGESALGAQRKEMEAALPPRGERRALYDIREFLY is encoded by the coding sequence ATGCCCCCAACGACCCACGCGATCGAATTCCTAACGCTGGGAGAAACCCAGGGCGGTTATTCCCTCGTGCTCTCCCCCCTGGCCACCCTGGGTTTTGACCCCCTGGGTCGGCCCCAGGGCCTCTACGAGGGGGGCCTCTACACGGCGCGGGGGTTGGATGGCCGTTGCCTGGAAAAAAAGTGGGTTTGGGAAGGCGACAGCGACGCCCGCCGGCATATCCGGGAACTCACCGATCCTGAACGGTCCGCCCTGAGAGCTCGGTTCGGAACACTCCTGGCCCAAGCCCGGCTGGCCCTGCCGGAACTGGCGGGCCGAAAGGCTCTGCGCCGCATGGATCGCGGTCGGGAACTCGCCCCCGATATCGAAGCCGCCTCCCGCACCTTGGCCCGGCTGGCGGAGGGACTGGAAAAATCCTGGGACCAGGACCCTGCCCATTTTGCGCGGGTCTGGCGTCCGTTGGGCATTCTTCCTCCGGACCAATATTTGGCGCTGGTCATTCAGGTGGTGGAAGGATGCGCTTGGAACCAATGCGCCTTCTGCGACTTCTACGCGGGGCGGCCTTTCCGCGTGAGATCAGCGGAAGAAATTTTGCGCCACACGGATGAAGCCGAAACCTTTTTCGGCCCCGCCCTGGCGGGCCGCTGTTCGATTTTTCTCGGCGACGCCAACGCGTTCCAAGCGCCGCCGGACCTATTGATTTCAACCGCCGAAAAGTTGGCGGCCCGGTTTCCGCGTTTGGCCGCCCCGCAACGGGACGGCATCGGCGGACTCTATGGGTTCGCGGAAGCCGCGCGATTGGCCGCCTGGACCCCTGCCGATTTAAGAGCGTTGGCGAAAACCGGTTTTCGGCGGGCGTATTTGGGTGTGGAAACGGGCTGTGACGATTTGAGGCGATGGCTTCAGAAACCGGGAACCTCGGACACCGTGATCGAAGCCGCCGCGAAATTGAAGGGGGCCGGAATCGATCTCGGCCTGATCGTCCTCTTGGGCGCGGGCGGGGTTGAAAATGCCCGGAGGCACGTGGAGGGGACCCTCTCGCTTTTAAAACGGTCCCCCCTTGGCCCCGGCGACTTGGTTTATTTTTCACCCTTGATCGTGGAGGAGGGCTCCCCCTACGGGCGGGCGGCCGCCGATCGAGGGTGGACGCCGATGGGGGAATCGGCCCTGGGCGCCCAACGAAAGGAAATGGAAGCCGCCCTTCCTCCCCGAGGCGAACGCCGGGCTCTTTACGATATTCGGGAGTTTCTCTACTAA
- a CDS encoding radical SAM protein: MSKLASEPLVSGTVAPQGRGQEPNKPVAPPRLIFWETTAGCNLRCVHCRRLDVLDQVSDTDLPTDAAKGMIADIASSYKPILVLSGGEPLFRPDILDLAGFARDQGLRVALATNGTLVTAEKAKAIKDAGVARVSISLDGAKAPTHDRFRGAGNFERALAGFDHLKREGVSLQINMTVTRYNAEELPTLYDMCLARGASALHLFMLVPVGCGVQIAETDMLPSAEYEKWLNWFYDRDIEKKMELKATCAPHYFRIVRQRSKEIGGLPPSHHRQEAKGATHPNQSLHQTTKGCLAGQGVCFVSHKGEVFPCGYLPISVGNIRTTPFKTLWEHSPVFENLRDPSKLEGKCGVCSFKYVCGGCRARAYYAHGDELAEEPHCIYVPPGFEESSACDAF, encoded by the coding sequence ATGTCTAAGCTTGCCTCAGAACCCCTTGTTTCCGGGACCGTCGCGCCCCAGGGCCGCGGCCAGGAACCCAATAAACCCGTCGCCCCTCCGCGCTTAATTTTTTGGGAAACCACGGCCGGGTGCAACCTCCGGTGCGTTCATTGTCGTCGTCTGGACGTTCTGGACCAGGTCTCCGACACCGATCTTCCCACCGACGCGGCCAAGGGCATGATCGCCGACATCGCCTCCAGCTACAAGCCGATCCTGGTCCTTTCCGGCGGGGAACCGCTTTTTCGGCCCGACATTTTGGATTTGGCCGGTTTCGCCCGGGACCAGGGCCTGCGGGTGGCCCTGGCCACCAACGGGACCCTGGTGACGGCGGAAAAAGCCAAAGCCATCAAAGACGCCGGGGTGGCCCGGGTCAGCATTTCCCTGGACGGGGCGAAAGCTCCCACCCACGACCGGTTCCGCGGCGCGGGGAATTTCGAGCGCGCCCTGGCCGGGTTTGACCATTTGAAACGCGAAGGGGTTTCGCTCCAGATCAACATGACGGTGACCCGCTACAACGCCGAGGAACTGCCCACGCTCTACGACATGTGCCTGGCCCGGGGGGCGTCCGCTTTGCATTTGTTCATGCTCGTGCCCGTGGGGTGCGGCGTGCAGATCGCCGAAACGGACATGCTTCCGTCGGCGGAATACGAGAAATGGTTGAATTGGTTTTACGATCGGGACATCGAGAAAAAGATGGAACTGAAGGCCACCTGCGCGCCCCATTATTTCCGCATCGTCCGCCAACGCTCGAAAGAAATCGGCGGGCTTCCCCCCAGCCATCACCGGCAGGAAGCCAAAGGCGCGACGCATCCCAACCAGTCGCTCCACCAAACCACCAAAGGGTGCTTGGCCGGGCAGGGGGTCTGTTTCGTTTCCCACAAGGGAGAGGTGTTCCCCTGCGGGTACCTCCCTATTTCCGTCGGAAATATTCGAACGACGCCCTTTAAGACCCTCTGGGAACATTCTCCGGTTTTTGAAAATTTGCGGGACCCGTCTAAGTTGGAAGGGAAGTGTGGCGTCTGCAGTTTTAAATACGTCTGCGGCGGATGCCGGGCCCGGGCCTATTACGCCCACGGGGACGAACTGGCGGAAGAACCCCACTGCATTTACGTGCCTCCCGGGTTCGAGGAGAGTTCGGCGTGCGACGCGTTTTAG
- a CDS encoding c-type cytochrome yields the protein MKRLIQSVMVLAVLAGMGGVAFAEDAAKIYSSKCAMCHGKDAKGNPGMAKSLGAEKLNLLDAATQAKTDADLIKATAEGAGTPKASGAKPMPAFKGKVADVDIKALVAYVRSLAPKK from the coding sequence ATGAAACGTCTCATCCAAAGTGTGATGGTGTTGGCGGTTCTGGCGGGAATGGGCGGGGTCGCTTTTGCGGAGGATGCGGCGAAAATTTATAGTTCCAAATGCGCCATGTGCCACGGCAAGGATGCCAAGGGAAACCCTGGGATGGCCAAAAGTCTTGGCGCCGAAAAGTTGAACTTGCTGGACGCGGCTACCCAGGCCAAGACGGACGCTGATTTAATCAAGGCCACCGCCGAGGGCGCCGGAACTCCGAAGGCCTCAGGGGCCAAGCCCATGCCCGCGTTCAAAGGCAAAGTGGCCGACGTCGACATCAAGGCCCTGGTCGCCTACGTGCGGTCCTTGGCGCCAAAGAAATAA
- a CDS encoding c-type cytochrome has protein sequence MNRLIRSVLAGLILAGASGVAFAEDAAKLYATKCAMCHGKDAKGSASMAKAKKVDNAVLDLVDAATLAKTDKEWIQATAEGVGTPTASGAKPMPAYKGKIADADIAALLAYVRTLAPKADAVPAEPAVRK, from the coding sequence ATGAACCGTTTGATTCGAAGTGTGTTGGCGGGATTGATCCTGGCGGGGGCGTCGGGCGTGGCGTTCGCGGAAGACGCGGCGAAACTTTACGCCACGAAATGCGCCATGTGCCACGGGAAGGACGCCAAAGGAAGCGCCTCCATGGCCAAGGCCAAGAAGGTGGACAACGCCGTCCTGGATCTTGTGGACGCGGCCACCCTGGCGAAGACCGACAAAGAATGGATCCAGGCAACAGCCGAAGGCGTTGGCACTCCCACCGCCAGCGGGGCCAAGCCCATGCCTGCCTACAAGGGAAAAATCGCCGACGCGGACATCGCGGCCCTGCTGGCCTACGTCCGTACCCTGGCCCCGAAAGCGGACGCCGTTCCGGCGGAACCCGCTGTCCGAAAATAA